GGATTGCAATGTTGGTGGATTATTCAATAACTGAATGTAGTTTTTGGTGTATAAAGTAGGTGCATTAAACGAGGtgaaaaaccaaaaagtAGCAAAATGGATAATCCAAATACGATTAAAATTTGTTGCACAATGCATCCAGCTTCTGGACTCCCTATAAGTTTTGTAAAACACCTTATCCCATGCAacatctttcaaatattcataaCGTTCTTCTGCTGGTTTATCGACAAGACGATCTCCATTCTTCAATACTATTCTCTCAATCCCTTCCGGGTACCAAAATAACTGGTTCACATCATCATAACCGATAATATCCTTATGATCGTTATCACGTCTCATCAACTTCCCACGCATTCCCACCTCATATATCTGGTTCCTTAAAAATTTATATATCGGCGTTACAATTTCATTCAAGTACGAAAATTCCATCTTTGAAGCTGTTTTGTCGCCAACTGTTGTTACACGTGCGTCGTAATCTTGAGCACATTTGTATACAAAACATAAACATTCAGGAGTAAATCGAAGCTGGTTCGCTTCCCCCCAAACTAACAAATAAAGAGCCAACTGCCTCGCCATTTGTGCCGGACTCAAATCCCTCATCCGAAGCTTCCACTTAAAATCAGCCGCCTTAAAACTAGAATCGTCATCCCGTTCCCCGGGAGTCATAACAATCTTTGGATGATTCTTCATAAACTCCTCTTGACGCTCCTTCCATAACTTCTGCTGCTCCTTAATCGATACCCCCTTCTCCTTCGCAATCCTCTTATTCCTCTTATGCGACTTCCCCTGCAACCGCATGTTCGAGAACCCTATCTCCTCATCAAGATTCAACTGTGCGGCAAAATACCACTTCTTGTAGTTCGCACAGTCTCCCCCAATATACGACGCATGTAACGAGATCAATGCCGCTTGCGCCGTCGTCCTACTCGCCCGCGAATCCAATTGCGTCAACAAGTGGTGATACATGTTTTCCTTCGAGGACTGTTGAAACCCAAATTTTCTAGCCAAATCATCAAAGATATCCCGTAGCTCACCTTTTGTGACTGGTACCTGGTTATCCTGGCACCAAGCAGGATACTGCAAGTCTGTTTGAGATAGAGTGGGGCTTGGATTCTGGAAGTTCATTGCCCTTGCTGGTCCTTTTGTCTTGGTTCGCTCTGGAGGGGCTGTCTTTGGTGAACAAAAAATACTCATAATATAAATCATAAACACTTCTAATTCATTCTTTAATCCGAAAGATGAGCAAAATAAAAGGCTGGAAGATTTAGCCGCCGAAGCACAAAAGAGAACAAAAACAAGACAATATCCACCACCCATCACCACGCCGCCGTCGCCGGCCCCCCTCTTTCCGCCCCTTTGGGGATGGCGCGTGTTCGCGCGCCAAGAAAAACGcaattgaataaaaaacGGTTTGCGGCTAGCGCAAATCACCACCAACGAATCAGCCACACACTTTTTACGGAAACAACACCCATACACCACAGCAGTCTGCAAGACCGCTGTCCCTCCTCTCACATCGCCCTCGCGAACACCACGACGCCCGCAGATGCCTTCTCCGTAGGCTTGCACGTTTATCACTTTTTATCGCATACAAAAAAGGCACGGAAACGACTTGTGAAACGCGAGACAACCACACAGAAGAACGCGAACAAGCTATCCGACGGCAGCAAAAACTTGTTCGCTCTTTTTGTGCCAAAAGGCTACTCGAAAGTGCGCTCCTATCCAAATTCCACCACACACGCACCTGAAGAATTCCTGACAGCTAACTGTAGACCGACCGCCAACGTTGCTTCTTTGCCTTATCTCTCGCATGCGGCGAGCGGCGGTGTCGTATCCTATACCAACAGCGCACTTACCCTAACAATGGTCCTTCGCATCTCCATCTTCTCCCACAACAAGCCGTGAACAGAGTGTGGCGCATAAAGAACACCCACACCTCCAAAAGCAGGCCTATGGCATTTTCACCAACCTGCGAACTGTCTGCGGGATGCTGGCGGAGCCTGCAAGACTGTGTGCGAACATTTATCTGTGCTTTGCTTTTTCTCGAGCTCCAAATCTCATTTTTGGGCTATCTGCACCTATTATGTGACAGGTTTTCCGCACGTAAAGAATAACAATAATCGGATGGAATGGGCTTGTTTCTCGAGGAAATTCTTCAGGTAGAAGAGAGATAGATAGGCAGAGAGAGAGATAGATAGAGACATAGTGAGCAATTTTCCCTGTTACAGAGAAAGCCTTGGACGAAAAAAACAGTAGGAAGGCCAGCGGGGCAGGCAGACAGCAGCTAGGCAGACAGGCAGACAGCTAGGCAGACAGGCAGTCTTGTTTATTTTTCGGTTGTTTGGTCGTGCCCAAATCGGCTTACTTTTTCAGATGAAACGCGAACAGCGTTTCATCTGGGGAGAGCAGCAGCCAGCAACATGTATGGTAGTAGTAGCACTGCGGAGCCAACTTGGGTGGGGGAACGAGGTCCTTGGGCCAGCAAGGCAGCAAGGTTGCCTATCTGGGCGTTTACCGGAATGGAGAAAGTGTGCGGAAGGATCAAGACGACTATTTATTGCAACTTGTTATAAACCGGAGAGAATTCATGTAAATTTAGTAGATTGATTTAAAAGGTGAATGATTTATAGAGAGGAAGGTCAAGTAAGATCTTGAgagttttaaaaaaaaatttttgttagTCTCTTTTTTACCTTTCTTCTATCTACTTTACTGCTTACATTTGATTTTGCTAACAGTAGCATACAACTgaagtttcaaattcattGAATACCAACAGGTGAGTTCCAACTACTAGTCATTCCTTTAtaaatttttgttcttttttaagTTAAAAGCTGGGTTCCACTTGAATAAGTATGCgtttttccaaattgaTTTCTACAGCAGCCTTGTTAGGAGCCACTGCTTTTGCagtggaagaagaaaagcGGGTTaattttcaacatcagcaCAATGACAAGCGTGCTGTTATGTATGTGACAAACTACCACACGACCACTGTGTGGGCTGGTGTTCCGCCAGCCGCTCCTTCGCCTCCTGATGCAGGTGCTTCTCCTGCTCCAGAGAACAACGAGGCTCCTAAGGCGGAGAAGGTTGTATCTCCTTCGCCTCTTGCTGCTTCAGACTTTGGTGTCGGTGTTGGTGGTAACGTGGATGCTTCCCCAGAGTCGCCATCTTCGTCACCATCTTCGTCACCATCTCCTTCACCATCTCCTTCACCATCTCCTTCACCATCTCCTTCACCATCTCCTTCACCATCTCCTTCACCATCTCCTTCAccatcctcctcctctcCAGCAGGTGACTTCCAGCATTCTGCCGGTAATGCCAAAGGTATCACTTACTCGCCATACAGTGCCGATGGTACCTGTAAGTCTGCTTCCCAAATTGCTTCTGACGTTGCGTCTTTGTCTGAATTCCCAATCATTAGATTGTACGGTGTTGACTGTTCCCAAGTTGAGAACGTGTTGAAGGCCAAGGCTTCAACACAGAAGTTGTTCTTGGGTATCTTCTATGTAGACCAAATCGAGGCTGGTGTTAAGACTATCAAGGAGGCTGTCGAAGCACACGGTTCGTGGGATGACATCGACACCGTGTCCATTGGTAACGAGTTGGTCAACAACGGTGCTGCTACGGTTTCACAAATTGCTGAATACATGAAGACTGCCAGATCTGCTTTGAGTGCTGCTGGTTACCACGGCTCAGTTGTGTCTGTGGACACCTTCATTGCTGTGATCAACAACCCAGGGTTGTGTGAACTTTCTGACTACATGGCTGTTAACGCTCACGCTTACTTTGACGTCAACACCGCTGCGATTGGTGCAGGGGCATGGCTCTTGCAACAAATCCAAAGAGTCTGGACCACTTGCAAGGGTAAAAAGGACATTCTAATCTCCGAAACCGGTTGGCCATCTCGGGGCCAACCCCTTGGTAAGGCCATTCCATCAAAGCTAAACCAGAAGATTGCCATCGACTCCATCAAAGCTACATGTGGTAACAGTGTTATCTTGTTCACCGCATTTGACGACTACTGGAAGGCCGACGGCTCTTACGGGGTTGAGAAGTTCTGGGGTATCGTCTAAATCTCGCAACGCTTTTTCTTTGAGGCCTTTTGAAAAACCTTTTAACTATTACTGTGAAACGGATGCTCTACATTCCTTTTATATCCTTATTATACTTTTTTAGCAAAAATCGACGCTactgatatttttgagCGAGTCCTGGATATTGGTATTGTGAGTGTTTCAGGAGTATATTCTGAACTTTTACGTTGATGCCATTACCCTCAGCTCTTCTCTAAAATCATCCCATTGAAAAGTGGCAAATAATACAATCTTATGCTCcatttggttttcttttttttctatttaTACTTCTAGCTGGTAAACATAAAATCTACTGCTATATTTTGTATACAATGCCCTCTAAGTGACTAGCTGAGTTCTATCCATCCTCCTGCACCGTGTTAGGTATATGTTTGTTTAGAATGTTTAAGGTTACAGATTTTTAAATACCTTCATTTTTGTAAGTTCGTTCGCTAATTCACAGAAAACCTCACTTGACGTACTATGATTGACGTTGTGGTTGACGGTTTCTTAGTGGGCTTCTGCTCCTGAAACGTGAATGATGCCGATCTCCAACGGCGCGTGGCGGAGTAATCGACCTAGTGCCTTGTATTGGAGAAGCAGATCTCCTCCTCGACAGTTTCAAGGAATCTTCGGAACTGTTCTTCAGACGTGCCGTGTCACCAGCTTCGGGTGTAGtttggatttttttattgtcTATAATCTTTCTCATGTTTTCCGTCAAGGCTCCAAGTCCAATGGCAGTGAAGTAGTTGATAGAGAATATGGTGTCTTCAGAGCCATCTAATGGGAATATGCCTGCAATAAATGGCTGAATATATTTCTCGTTAAATCTTCTTTGCACTTCTTGAACACCTAAATCGGCTACAAGCTCttggaaaatgaatttCAAGTAAACTCTACCGGCTGCATTTGTATCTCGTTCATTTAACTGGACCCACTGAAATAGCTCATAGCCAAGGTGATCGGTTGCTAAAAGGTGACCCCAAAATTTCCCCATATTTCGCAGCTGATTAGGTTCAAAATCCCCTATAGACTCATATATTTGCTTAAAGGTTTGTTGAAAAGCAGCTTCCCAACTATGATGACTTGCGCGAAGTTTCTCAGCAGCAGTCCCATAAAACTTCGAATATGTTTGTTCTTGCGAACAAGTCTTTACCAGGATGTCCAGCAAAACAAGCTTCTCATCTGATTTAGGACGaagttttaataatttATGGGCTGCTTCATCTCCGGAAAGAGACGCTTTCAggatcaaatatatcttcttcctATACTCAGTGCTATCTGAATTTGTCATATCAGTAACCACCTCCATATCTTCCACTTGTTGGCTAAGTTGCAACATGGCTTTCTTTCTTAGATCACTAAACTTTTCCTCAGTGCCAAAGAAATCCTCATCAAATTGAAACTCATCTAATCTTGAGCTGGGTTGTAGTTTTGCTGGATTTTCGAGATCAAGAACAATTCTATGGGTATTCGAGTCTTGCCCATGCAACTCTATTACCTTCTTAACGCCTTTATAGCCAGTTCTTCGAAAATACAACAAGTCTTGAATAACATCGCTGCTTGACTTACTGAGGTTACCCACTTGTAGAAGATCCCTCAGCTTCTGAAGTATCTCATTATGAGTTGTCTTACTGACCTCTAATAGATGGTACCCAGAGAGGGtcataataaaagaaatcatGTCCAAGGATCTATCATTTGGGCTCTCAAACAATAAAAAGACCAGCTGCAAAATACCGATCTCATGCATAACATCATTATTACTTAACTGGCATGCCAGAGATAGCATTGCGTAACAAGCTTCCCAATTCTTCCTCCTGTAAGCATGAACAAATCTTAATAACGTCTCTTTAGATATTAAGTAACCAATAGATGGCACGAGCACTTCAAAGAACGCTATCAGTGCGGCAAAAACTACACTTCTATCAGTTTTTACTTGTCTATTCAATAACTCTAGGGCAAGAATGCCCTTTCCGCGTAAGATgtttatttggaacaacTTTCTAAAACTCTCCTCGATGTTTCTCTCATGGAGCTCCTCTAAAACCAAACTAATATGCTTTCTTATTTCTTCCCAATTCTCTTTCTGCACAGGCTCTTCCATATCAAGAACCTTACTGgctaatatatattgtgCGTGTTCTTTTATATTGGGGACCTGATGGCAGCAAAGTGTAGTTGAAAGCAATCTCCAAGTTTCTTCGGGCTCTGCTTTGGAATTCATgtaaaattaaaacaactTTAGGCCTACTATAGGTTCATACATGTAGATATAGCAGGGCATACAAGGGATAGAATGACAACAGTGGGTATTATAGTGAGAAATATTAATGGAATTGATGTGAAAAACGTGCTAAAGCCTGTTTTTGAACGTTGCTTGCCCTACCTAAGTTCTGATCACGCTGTGTTAGATATCGTTTTATTAGATTCCTTTAATTCAGCAGCCGCGCTCGATTCTACATTGCTAAGTTTGTACCATAATGCTAGAGATGTTTTACTTACCAAAGAGTTATTCGATGTTGGAATTAATGTGCTTTTTAATATCCCCTCAGAAGGTTATTCCAACCATAAATGGGAGGTCCTTTTCATTTACGATCTCAAACTAAAAGATATGTTTAAACATGATAAATTGGAAACGTTTGAGCTGGAAGACCCTATATTAGATCTGCCTGGTCCTGAAAAGGATCGAGACAAATATGAAGTAAGTGCGTTAGGAGGGACATTTGATCATTTCCATGATGGCCACAAGATCCTGTTAAGCGTAGCAACCCTTCTAACGTCAAAGAAGCTCATTGTAGGAGTAACAGTAGAGGAGTTACTTgtgaacaaaaaatataaagaGTTACTGGAGTCTTTTGAAGACAGATGTCATAGCGTCTGCATGTTTTTAAATAGACTGAAGAAGTCACTGGAAGTTAAAATCGTTGCCTTACATGATATCTGTGGGCCTACAGGTAGTGTGCCAGAGATTGAAGCACTAATAGTTAGCCGCGAAACGGTAGCTGGTGGAGaaattatcaacaagaCTCGTAACCAGAAGGGTATGAAAGAACTAGAAATTTATGTAGTCAACATCTTAGGTGGTGACGAATCGGATAGTTGGAAGGAAAAGCTAAGCAGTACTGAAATAAGAAGACACCATCTAATGAAAAACTTAAACCGCAAGTAAGGTTATGGTGTACCCACATACAAACACAAAaatacatacatacacTGCATGCATGCATGTATAAGTACATAAGTACATATACACATGCATGAGTACTGAagtatttatatatattcaatttaaaatgatatttggatatttgTTTAGCAGAAACAATAACAGGACTAGTTTTTAATCATCATTGGTCTATCTTGAGGAGCCTGGTTCCTTGATCTATCTGGGTGATCCATGGTTATGTAATCTAAGTTGTTCATCAAATCATGCAATATAATTTGATTTGAATCTTCATCGTTGGCTCCGCTGAGCGATTTGAAAACCGCACCTTTATCAGTACTGTACAATATACCTAACTTGATTTTAGAGAACTCCTTCTGACCTAAGCCAAACTTTTCATGCAATCTCTTTTTTGTCTCTACAAATATCTCTCCAGGAAGCAACgtaaataaaaatgatatcCCATGTTTGTTCTCCCactctttaaaaaattgctgaacaataacaataatcCCAACGTCGATTGAACcttttataatatttaaatcTTCCTCCTTGCTATCATTAACAGAATCAGTAGGAGATTGTTGTTCAAGCTGGTAAACCGTAGCTACTTCTTCTGGTAAGACACGGGCAAATATTAGGAACGATTCATCAACAgattccatttttgaatCCAATGACAGAATCCCTTGGAATCTATTATCTGAATTTGTCCACATCAACACTTCGTCCTTTTGCTCATCATTGAATCCTACCCTTAGCTGGACTTTGTCCAAGAATTCTCTTACAGTACTTGAAGTTGAAACCCTAAACTCGTACGGATGATAATGGACATAACTGTCTTCAAGCCAGTAAAATTTAACGGAACGTAAATGCTCTAATTCTGTTA
This Eremothecium cymbalariae DBVPG#7215 chromosome 5, complete sequence DNA region includes the following protein-coding sequences:
- a CDS encoding uncharacterized protein (similar to Ashbya gossypii AGL354C) → MRFSKLISTAALLGATAFAVEEEKRVNFQHQHNDKRAVMYVTNYHTTTVWAGVPPAAPSPPDAGASPAPENNEAPKAEKVVSPSPLAASDFGVGVGGNVDASPESPSSSPSSSPSPSPSPSPSPSPSPSPSPSPSPSPSPSPSSSSPAGDFQHSAGNAKGITYSPYSADGTCKSASQIASDVASLSEFPIIRLYGVDCSQVENVLKAKASTQKLFLGIFYVDQIEAGVKTIKEAVEAHGSWDDIDTVSIGNELVNNGAATVSQIAEYMKTARSALSAAGYHGSVVSVDTFIAVINNPGLCELSDYMAVNAHAYFDVNTAAIGAGAWLLQQIQRVWTTCKGKKDILISETGWPSRGQPLGKAIPSKLNQKIAIDSIKATCGNSVILFTAFDDYWKADGSYGVEKFWGIV
- the CWC22 gene encoding U2-type spliceosomal complex subunit CWC22 (similar to Ashbya gossypii AGL355W), with product MNSKAEPEETWRLLSTTLCCHQVPNIKEHAQYILASKVLDMEEPVQKENWEEIRKHISLVLEELHERNIEESFRKLFQINILRGKGILALELLNRQVKTDRSVVFAALIAFFEVLVPSIGYLISKETLLRFVHAYRRKNWEACYAMLSLACQLSNNDVMHEIGILQLVFLLFESPNDRSLDMISFIMTLSGYHLLEVSKTTHNEILQKLRDLLQVGNLSKSSSDVIQDLLYFRRTGYKGVKKVIELHGQDSNTHRIVLDLENPAKLQPSSRLDEFQFDEDFFGTEEKFSDLRKKAMLQLSQQVEDMEVVTDMTNSDSTEYRKKIYLILKASLSGDEAAHKLLKLRPKSDEKLVLLDILVKTCSQEQTYSKFYGTAAEKLRASHHSWEAAFQQTFKQIYESIGDFEPNQLRNMGKFWGHLLATDHLGYELFQWVQLNERDTNAAGRVYLKFIFQELVADLGVQEVQRRFNEKYIQPFIAGIFPLDGSEDTIFSINYFTAIGLGALTENMRKIIDNKKIQTTPEAGDTARLKNSSEDSLKLSRRRSASPIQGTRSITPPRAVGDRHHSRFRSRSPLRNRQPQRQS
- the CAB4 gene encoding putative pantetheine-phosphate adenylyltransferase (similar to Ashbya gossypii AGL356C); the encoded protein is MTTVGIIVRNINGIDVKNVLKPVFERCLPYLSSDHAVLDIVLLDSFNSAAALDSTLLSLYHNARDVLLTKELFDVGINVLFNIPSEGYSNHKWEVLFIYDLKLKDMFKHDKLETFELEDPILDLPGPEKDRDKYEVSALGGTFDHFHDGHKILLSVATLLTSKKLIVGVTVEELLVNKKYKELLESFEDRCHSVCMFLNRLKKSLEVKIVALHDICGPTGSVPEIEALIVSRETVAGGEIINKTRNQKGMKELEIYVVNILGGDESDSWKEKLSSTEIRRHHLMKNLNRK